CTTCGCCTGCACTCCCATACAGGCGGATGAGCAATCTTTCGCCACTCTGCCTTGCCCACGCAAGATTGAGATTTTTTGACGTAATTTCAGAGTCTTAAAATTGCGCCTATGCTTTGCTGTGCGAAATTTCGCACAACCCAACAATACAAACGTGCGATAAACCGCACAGTTTCAGATTTTCTTTTTCGTCGAATACTTCGAGATCGAGCCCAAAGGCGCGCCTCGATGTGCACAGCGTTCCAAGCCGTTCAGCGGCGGTAATCGTCTGGCTTAATGTCATAGCGCGCGAGCTTGTCGTAAAACGTCTTGCGCGGCAGCTTTAGCGCTTCGGCAGCGGCGCTGGCTTTGCCATTTTGCCGCCCAAGAGCTGCAATCAGAAGCGAGCGTTCGACCCGCGCCATCTGCTCCGCAAGCCCCAGATCGCCCGCATTCCCGACCGTATCTGCCATCCCAAGCACAAAGCGCATCGCGGCGCTCATAAGCGAGCGGGTATTGCCAGGCCAGTCCTGAGCCATCAACGCCGAAAGTGTATCTGGTGAAATTTCGGGGCTCACAAGGCCCGCTTGCTCAGCCGCTTGGCGCACATAATGTTGGAATATAACAGGGATATCCTCGGGCCGTTCGCTGAGGGCAGGAATGCGCAAGCTCATCCCCTCAAGGCGATAGAACAGCTCCGCATTGAAGCGCCCTGCCTCAACGACCTCTTGCAAGTCACCAGAACACCCCGCGATCAAACGCGTCGCCAGTCCCGCATCGAGCCGCTCCGCCATGGAATATTGCAGGCTTGCCGGCAATGTATCGATCTCATCCAGAAACAACGTCCCTTCTGCCGCATCGTGAAGTGCGGCTTCAAACCCTGCCACATCCAGCGCTGACGATTGACGGCGCACAAAAGGCCCTCCACGACGGCGCGAACTCAAATGCACCACCTCGGCGACTTTTGCGATTCCTGCACCTCGCGGCCCTGTCACAAGCGCCTCAACATCAAGCCGTGCGAGCTTGCGCACCCTGCTGCGCAAATCCTCGGCTTTTTGAGACGTCCCAAAAATCATCCGCGCGGCAGCGTCTCCCGCCAGCGCCTCAGCCTTCAAAGCGCGGTTTTCCAGAACAAGCGCTCTTGTCGTCAATGCACGGCGCAGCACGGCCAGCAAAGCCTCTGGCGCACAGGGCTTTTCAAGAAAGTCAAACGCGCCCTCGCCCATCGCCTTCACGGCCATCGGGATGTCACCCTCCCCAGTCAGCAAAATCACAGGCAGTTCAGGATCCACGCCTCGCGCATGCGCCAAGAGGTGAAAGCCATCGCGTCCGGGCATGCGCATATCTGAAAGCACAGCTCCGTCAAACTCGGCGCTGATATGATCTTTGGCTTCAATAAACGAGCCCGCCAAAACAGGCCGAAGCCCCTCCAACTCAAGCGTCTGTGCAAGAGCGTCGCGCACCGCGCGATCATCATCCACAATCAGAACTATCTTGCTCATACCGAACTCTCCTCGCGCCAACGTTCCAGCTCGACAGTAAAGACAGCGCCTCGCGCGCCTTCTGTCATGCTCGCATTGCGCCCTGTAATCTTGCCACCAAAGCTTTCTATCAAACCATAAGAGATCGACAGGCCAAGCCCCATCCCCTCGGCACTGCCCACAGCTTTTGTGGAGTAAAACGGTTCAAATATCTTCTCAGGGTCCGTGATCCCTGGCCCTGTATCGCGCACATCCACCATCAGGCGCTCGCCCGCATGGCAGCGAATTCGGATAGTCTTCTCCCCCGCCTGCCCCTGCATCGCATCTGCGGCATTGGTGATCAGATTGACAAAGACCTGCCCCAACCTGACCTCGCCCGCTTTGACATAGTAGGGTGTTTTAGGCGCCGTCCAGTCCATCGTAACGCCCGCCTCGGCGAGACGCGTCTCAGTCAAATCCACAGCCGAGTTGATCACGTTGCCCAGCTCGATCCGCCCCATTGGCTCCCTTTCATTGCGCGCAAAGGCCCTGAGATTCTTGATGATCCGCGCCGCTCGTGCGCTGAGAGCAGAAATGCGCTTGAGGTTGTCCTCGGCCACATCGCGCTTACCCTGCGCCAAAAAGCGCACACCGTTTTCAGCGAACTGCCCAATCGCCATGAGCGGCTGGTTCAGCTCATGACTGATCCCCGCACTCATCTGCCCCAAGGCACTCAGCTTGCCCGCTTGCACAAGGTCAGCCTGCGCGCGGCGCAACTCGCCTGTACGGGCCTCAACCCGCGCTTCAAGCTGACGGTTGGCCGAAAGAAGCGTGCGCCGCCGCTCTGTAACCAAAAACAGGATCGCTCCAAAAGCCACCAAGACCGCCGCCACGACCAAGGCCTGCAACCCAGCAAGCCGCTCCGCAGGCGCGACATCCACAAGCGCCTCGGCCCGCATCGCCATCACGGGCATCTCTTTTGTAAGATGCAGCGCGCGGCGCGGAATATACGGCCCAAGAGCCAGCTCCCATATTTCCTCGCCGCCCTGCAAGCTCTGAACAATCCGGCCCTCAGCACCGTCCTGTAGCACCAGTCCCGCATCTTCGGCCCGCACTTCAGCAAAAACAAGTTCGGAGCGGTTTGCCATAAAGACACGCCCATCAACGTTGGTGAAAAAGACAGCAGGCGAGCTTGAGCGCCAGCCGTATTCCAGCTCATCAATATCCACGACCACAAGCAACATCGCCCGCACACGCCCGTCACGGCCAAAATCAGGCGCCGCATAGAAATAGGCCCGCCGCGCGCCAGCTTGGCCCTGCACAATCCCGTGCCCTGTGCCAAGCGCGCCCTGCGCGGCACGCGCGCGCCAGGGCCCCTCAAGCGCCTCAGCTCCCAGAGTTTCTCCAGCCTGAGCCAGCAACACTCCTTCGCGGCTCACGTAAGCGAGCGCCAACGCCCCTGTCTTATCCGCAGCGCTGCGCAAGAAATCCTCCGCAGCCTCGCGTCTCAGGGCCTCTCCCGCGCCCGCGCCTGTCAAGGCTTCAAGACTGGGATGATCGGCCATCATGACTGCAAGCTCTTGATAGCGCTGGAGACGCGTCGCAAAGCGATCACCCGCCAAAGCAAGGTCTGCTTGCCCGCGCGCTTTAAGCTGCTCCATAGCCTGTGCCAGCCCGTAGCGATACACCCCGAAACTCACAGCCAGAACCAGCGCCAAAAATGCGCCCCATAGCCCCAACCTGATCAGAATACTTTGCCTCATGGGCCCTGCATAGCCTCTGCTCTGGCTCTTGCAAAGCCTCTAGCCGTCAGCGCCGGCCACCAACCTCAAAAGACAGCTTGGCCTTTCACTCTCTCGAAATATCACTGGGGTGCGGGGCTGACCCCCGCGGCATCACTCATGCGCAGGATCGTCCCGCTTAGAGAGGCAGCATCGTTGTGTGCTTGATCTCTTCCATCGACAAAAGCGCTGTGACATTGTGGATTTTCACTTCCGAAATCAGTGCCTGATAGAAGACATCATACGCGCGCGCATTGGGGACACGCACTTTCAGGATGTAGTCGATATCCCCTGCCAAGCGGTGTGCTTCCATCACTTCTGGCCGCTCGTGCAGTGCCCGCAAGAACGCATCCTGCCAATGCTTCTCATGTTCGCTCGTACGAATGAGAACAAAGAAACAAGCTTCAAGCCCAAGCGCCTCGGCATCCAGAAGCACGGTCTGCTGGCGGATCACACCGCTCTCTTTCATTTTGCGAATCCGGTTCCAGACAGGCGTCTTTGAGCTGCCCACTTGCGTGGCAATCTCATCCAAAGACTGCGCTCCGTCGCGTTGCAGCTCTGCCAGAATTTTCCGATCCAGCTCATCCAGACGAACAGACATTCCCGCTTCCTTCTCAAATCCAAACGCTCATCATGCTTGCTGCGCAAATTGAAACACATGTCCTTATTTGCAGCAGCTACTGGCGTCATATTGGAACAATTTCCTATATTCAAGCGGAACGTTAAGGATGAACGCCATGCAACATTACCCTGTTTTTCTCAACACACGCGCTGCACGCATTATACTTTCAGGTGGCGGCGAGGCGGCGTTGGCCAAGCTGCGTTTGCTTATGAAAACCGAAGCCAATTTGCATGTCTTTGCGCCAGACGCGGCACCCGAAATCATCGACTGGGCAAACGCAGGCGCACTCACACTTCATCGTCGGGCTCTCAAAGCGGAAGATGTCGCAGGCGCGGCGCTCGTTTATGCAGCCGATGAGGCCGAGGCCAGAGACAGCGAGACCGCAACTCTTGCCCACAGCGCCCGCGTCTTACTCAACATTGTCGATAATCTTGAAGGCAGTGACTTTATCACGCCCGCAATTGTAGATCGTGACCCCGTCACCATCGCCATTGGTACAGAAGGCGCGGCCCCCGTGCTCGCCCGCCAGATCAAAGCCGATCTTGAAGCGCGCCTGCCGTCCTCACTCGGTGCGCTGGCACGGATCGGCAAGGCCTTCCGCCACGCTGCCGACACCCTGCCGATGGGCCGGGCCCGTCGCGCCTTCTGGTCAGAGTATTACACCAAGACTGGTCCAGCCAGTATCTCCAAGGGCGAAGCGGCGACCAAAGCCGCGCTTGACACCCTGTTGGCGCAGCACCTCACCGAAGCGCCTGCCGAGGGCCATGTCGTATTTGCGGGCGCGGGCCCCGGAGACCCCGAGCTGCTCACACTCAAGGCCCGCCGCGCGCTGCATGAAGCGGATGTGGTGATCTATGATCGCCTTGTTTCTCCCGCTATTCTGGAGCTTGCGCGCCGTGAGGCGCTTATGCTCTCGGCAGGCAAAGAGGGCTTTGGCGCTGCCATGTCACAAGCTGATATCAATGCGCTCATTGTCAAACACGCAAGCGCGGGCGTGCAGGTTCTGCGCCTCAAGGGCGGGGATCCTGCTGTCTTTGCGCGTTTGGATGAAGAGATTGAGGCCTGCGAAGCGCATGACATTGCCTTCAGCATTATCCCAGGAATCACAGCAGCGTCGGCCTCGGCTGCGGCCTTGGGCCAAAGCCTCACCAAACGGGGCCGCAACACCGAGGCCCGCCTTGTGACAGGGCATGACATGCAGGGATATGCCGATCAGGACTGGAAGAGCCTCGCGCGCGCAGGCGAAGTCGCTGCCATCTATATGGGCAAGCGCGCCGCGCGGTTCATTCAAGGCCGCCTGCTGATGCATGGCGCTGCGGCAAACACGCCCGTCAGCCTTGTGGAGAACGCGAGCCTGCCCAACCAACGCATCGTTGCCACCACACTCGGCCAATTGCCAAACGCTTTGGCAGAGGCCGCGCTCACAGGCCCTGCGCTTACGCTTCTGGGCCTTGCCCCAAGAGACGCAGTGGCCCCCACTCTCAAACAGGAGGTCGCACAATGACGCCGAGCCTGATCACTGCCAATGCGCTCCTTGAGGGCGATGTCATTTACCTCACGGCCCAAGGCAGCTGGGCAAGAACAATGGCTGATGCCGAAGTCTTCACCGACGAGGCCGTGGCCGAGGAGCGCCTCTTCTCCGTCAATCCTTCCGAGGCTGTCGGCGCTTATCTTATGCCCGTGAGCCTTGCGGACGGCTCGCCCGCTCCCTTGCATTTTCGCGAGGCATTTCGTGCCACAGGCCCCTCCAACCGCTTTCACGGCAAACAAACCGAGGCTTTTTGAAATGTATCAATATGCAGACTTTGACAGAGCCTTTATCGCCGCGCGCAACGCGCAGTTTCGTGCTCAGGTCGCGCGGCGCATTTCTGGCGAACTTTCAGAAGATGAATTCAAGCCGCTGCGCCTGATGAACGGCGTCTATTTGCAGCTGCACGCCTATATGCTGCGCGTGGCGATACCCTATGGAACGCTCAACAGCGCCCAAATGGGTGTGCTTGCGGATTTGGCCGAGACTTATGACAAAGGCTACGGCCACTTCACCACCCGTCAGAACATTCAATACAATTGGCCAAAGCTTGGCGACATTCCCGATATGCTAGATGATCTCGCGCGCGTCGGCCTGCACGCGATCCAGACCTCAGGCAACACCATCCGTAACGTGACCGCTGACCACTTCGCAGGTGCGGCTGCAGATGAGCTGGCCGACCCGCGCCCCATTGCCGAACTGATCCGCCAATGGAGCACCGACCACCCAGAGTTTCAGTTCTTGCCACGCAAATTCAAAGTCGCTGTAACAGGCAGCCCCAATGACCGCGCAGTGACCGCCGCGCATGACATAGGGCTGCGCATTGTTGCCCGTGACGGCGCACTTGGGTATCAGGTTTTGGTCGGCGGCGGCCTCGGTCGTACCCCCATGATTGGCAAAGTTATCAAGGACTTCTTACCCGAAGCTGATCTCTTGCCTTACCTTGAGGCTGTGGTCTCCGTGTGGAATACTCTCGGACGGCGCGACAACAAATATAAGGCGCGCATCAAGATCACAGTCCATGAGCACGGCGTTGCGGAAATATCCCGTCTTGTGGAGGAGCGTTTTGCGCTGATCCGCCCAACGTTTAGTGGCGTTGATCAGATCCTTCTGGCTGATATCCGCGCCCAATTTGCCCCGCCCGTTTTTCGCGCGGCGCCCCTCGTGGCCTATGACGCAGCTTACGTCGCTGACCCCGTGTTTCGCGCTTGGGCCGATACCAACCTTGCGCGCCATAAACGGGCAGATCATGCCATCGTGACAATCTCTCTGAAAGCCCACGGCGAGACGCCCGGCGATGCGACTGTCGCGCAAATGCGCCTTATGGCCGATCTTGCTGCGCGCTTTGGCTATGACGCCCTGCGCATCTCTCACGAGCAAAACGTGATCTTGCCTCATGTTGCGCGCGCCGACCTGCCGACGCTTCACGCCGCGCTGAAAGCGCAAGGTCTCGCAACGGCCAATATCGGCCTTCTAAGCGATATCATTGCTTGCCCCGGCATGGATTATTGCGCCCTCGCGACGGCGCGCTCCATCCCCGTTGCGCAAGACTTGGCACAGCACTTTGACGCGCTCAAGCTTGAGCACGACATCGGGCCACTGAAGCTAAAAATTTCGGGCTGCATCAACGCCTGTGGGCATCATCACGTGGGCCATATCGGTATCTTGGGCCTCGACCGAGCAGGCGTTGAAAGCTACCAAATCACACTTGGAGGCGATCACGGGACAGACCTTGCGCTTGGCGGGCGCACGGGGCCTGGCTTTAGCTATGGTGAGATCGTCCCTGCCATCGAACGCATCCTGCGCTGCTATCTGGCCTTGCGCGAAAGCCGCGAAGAAACCTTTCTTGAGGCGTTTCGCCGCCTTGGCCTAGCGCCGTTCAAAGCGGCCCTTTATGCGCCAGAAGCCCCCGCAAAGGAGCTGATCCATGCTGCAGAGTAACTTGGCCGCCAAAGCGGAACAACTCAACCTGCGCTTTGCACGCCTGCCTGCGGAATCGCTTCTCAAAGAAGTGTTTGCGCATGGCTTACTGGGGCGTGCAGCGCTTGTCTCTTCCTTTGGCGGCGAGGCGGCTGTGCTGTTGCATATGCTGTCCAAAATCGCGCCCGATGCCCCTATTCTCTTCATTGATACGGAGCTGCTCTTCCCTGAGACACTGGCCTATCAGGCCGAGCTTGCCACGCGCTTTCAGCTCAGCAATGTGCAGAGACTGCGTGCAGACACATCATTCACAGACCCCACACGCCGCTTGCACCGCTCTGACCCAGAGGCCTGCTGCGCATTGCGCAAAACCGCTCCCTTGCAGGCGGCACTTGCGCCCTATGCCGCTTGGGCCTCGGGGCGTAAACGCTTCCAGGGCGGGGCGCGCAGCACACTTGAGCTGTTTGAGGCCGAGCACGGCACAGGCCGCATCAAACTCAATCCGCTGGCGAACTGGTCGCCCAAACAGATCACCTCCTATTTTGAGGCCCATGATCTGCCACGCCACCCCTTGACAGCAAAAGGCTATGGCTCCCTCGGCTGCGCGCCCTGCACAAGCCCCGCCAAAGGCCGCGCAGGCCGTTGGCAAGACCGCGCAAAAACAGAATGCGGCATTCACCTGCCCGCCACGACGCCCAAAGGAGAAAACGCATGACCCTTATCCGCGACCATGGTTTTGCCCCCGAAGACTGGCCCCACGGTTTTACAGAGAATCCCCGCGAAATCGCAGGCGAGAACGGGGCTGGTCTTGATCTGCCCCCCGACGCCACGCTTGAGCAAATCGCGGGCCGCCTGCCCTCGTTGCGGCTCATCCGCATTGACTTCCCGAGCTTTGCCGACGGACGCGGCTTTACGCTTGCACGCCAGCTGCGCCTCATGGGGTATCGCGGGCGCCTGCGTGCCGCAGGCCACCTCATCGCCGATCAATACGCTATGGCGCGGCGGGCAGGCTTTGACGAAGTGGAAATCTCAGAGGCCGAAGCCAGGCGTCAGCCAGAGGAGAGCTGGCTCTTTCGTGCCGATTGGCAGGCGCATGACTACCAAGCCCGCCTACGGGGCTGATTTGCCCTTCACCTGACATAGATCAAAGCTTACTAGAGGATATCGGTTTAAATCGCCGATAAGAGACATAATGAACGAGATAAGCAGCATGACCGAGGCAAAACCGATCAAAACGCCCACCCTGCCCGATGCGCAGACTGTCACCCAAGTAAAGCACTACACAGATCGTCTGTTCAGCTTCCGCTGTACGCGGCCTGCAAGCTTGCGCTTTCGCTCGGGCGAATTTGTCATGATCGGCCTCATGGGCGCGCCTGACGAAAAAACAGGCAAGCAAAAACCGCTTTTGCGCGCTTACTCCATTGCCTCACCGAGCTGGGACGAAGAGCTTGAATTCTATTCCATCAAGGTTCAGGACGGCCCACTCACCTCGCGCCTTCAGCATATCAATGTCGGGGATGAAGTCATCCTGCGCCCTAAGCCTGTTGGTACGCTCGTGCATGATGCCCTCTTGCCTGGGAAGCGGATATGGTTCTTTGCCACAGGTACGGGTTTTGCGCCCTTTGCGAGCCTGTTGCGTGAGCCACAGACCTATACGGATTATGACGAAGTCATCATCACCCACACCTGTCGCGAAGCCGGCGAGCTGACGTATGGCGCCGAGATCATTGAAAGCCTCAAGACAGACGAGCTCCTCAACGAAGTCATAGGCGATGGCTTTTGGAAGAAGATCAAATATTACCCGACCACAACCCGCGAAGAGAGCCCAAAAATGGGCCGTATCACCGATTTGATGCGCTCAGGCGAGGCCTTTACAGATCTTGGCGTTGAGCCGATCTGTCCAAAGAACGACCGCGCAATGATTTGTGGCAATCTTGCCTTTAACATTGAGCTTAAAGAGATGCTCGAAGGCTACGGCCTTGAAGAAGGCGCGAACTCAGAGCCAAAAACCTATGTTGTCGAAAAAGCGTTCCTCGACTAACGCGCTTTAACACATAGCCCATAAAAAAGCCCCGCTCAACCTGAGCGGGGCTTTCTGCTTGTCACGCGGTGTTAGGCTTACATGCCCATCGCTTCTTTTACTTTTGTCAGGATTTCTTTCAGCGCGTCAGGGTTGTCCTGAGCAGCTTCCAGACCCTTCTTGAGAAGGCCCTTCTGCATCGCGCCAATCTTGTCTGAACCGTCGATCATCTCGGCGACTTTTTCAAAATTGAACCCTTCAGGTGTGAGCAATTCGCCCATCCCTGTCATGGCGTCTGTCGCCGCTTCGGTTGTGGCTTCAGCGGCCGCTTCCGTTGCTGCAGCTGCGTCACTGGCAGCATCAGTTGTCGCTTCGGCAGCTTCTGAAGCTACGTCAGTTGCGGCTTCCGTGGTCGCTTCTACCGCATCCGTTGCTGTCTCAGTGACGGCTGTTGCCGCATCACTGGCCGCCTCAGTCGTGGCCTCAACTGCGTCAGTCGCAGCTTCTGTTGTGGTTTCAACTGCGTCAGTCGCTGTCTCGGTCACAGCTGTTGCTGCGTCTGTTGTCGCTTCCACAGCCTCGGCTGCAGTTTCAGTGACAGCAGTTGCTGCATCTGTTGCCGCTTCGGTGGTGGCTTCAACTGCGTCTGTCGCGGCATCGGCTGTCGCCTCGGCAGCTTCAGTCACGGCTGTTGCCGCTTCAGTTGCTGTTTCTGTCGCCGCATCCACAGCGCCTTCAACGGCTTCAGCAACGCCTTCGGCGGCTTCAGTGACGGCTTCAACAGGGGCAACTTCTGTCACCGTCTCTGTCACGCTTTCAACGGCTTCTGTCACGCTCTGGCCCGAATACACAAAGTACCCAACGCCCAAAACAATAGCCGCAAGCACAATCCACAGTAAATTCTTCATAACTCTTTCCCCTTAGGTTCGGGCGCCCAGATTCTTCTGGGGCGCGCTCAATCTGCCAAATGGCGTAGGCCAACGGAAGCTGCAAGGGGGAAAGCCTCCAAAATCAGCTCAAATCAGCCGATTGCCGCTTGAATCCGCCTCATTCGCGCTCTACCCTGCCCGACGACTAGCTAGGTCAACAACACAAGGATCAAAACCATAGCCCGTAGACCTCATAACGCGCCTCCACAGCGCGACACTGGCCCCCGCGTCAATGACCGTATCACAAGCACTGAAATCCGTCTGATTGGCGCCGATGGCGAAAACGTAGGTGTTGTGACGCCTGCGCAAGCCATGATTATGGCCGAAGAGGCAGAACTCGACCTTGTCGAGATTTCGCCCAATGCAAACCCACCCGTTTGCAAAATAATGGATTTCGGCAAGTTCAAATACGAACAGCAGAAGCGCGAAGCCGAGGCCCGCAAAAAGCAGAAGATCATCGAGATCAAAGAGGTCAAGTTCCGCCCGAACACCGACACGCATGATTACGACGTCAAAATGCGCAACGTGGTCAAGTTTCTCAACAACGGTGACAAAGTCAAAGTCACGCTGCGCTTTCGCGGCCGTGAGATGGCGCACCAGAACTTGGGCCGCGAACTTCTGGAGCGTATCGCAGATGACGTGATCGCAGCAGAGCTCGGCAAGATCGAGAACTTCCCCAAGATGGAAGGCCGCCAAATGGTTATGCTGATCGGTCCAACCGCAAGCAAATGATCTCGCTCGCACGAATAGACACGCCCCGCCTAATCCGCGGGGCGTTTTGCGTTTGAAAGGAACCTCTCATGTGGGAAGAGCGCTACAAAACCCCTGACTACCTCTTTGGCACAGAGCCCGCCGACTTTCTAAAGGCTCACGAGGCCCTACTCACATCGGGCCAAACAGCGCTTAGCGTCGCAGACGGAGAAGGCCGCAATTCAGTCTTCCTCGCCGAGAAAGGTCTTTCTGTCACAGCTCTCGAATATGCCCCCTCTGCCATTGCCAAGGCAAAAGCGCTTGCCACCAAGCGCGGTGTTCAGGTCGATTTTTGTGAGGTGGATGTTCTGTCTCACGCGTTTGAAGAGACTTACGACATGGTCCTTGGTATTTTCATTCAATTCCTCGGCCCCGCCGAGCGGAGTCTGGTCTTTGAGCGGATGAAAGGTGCTGTCAAACCACAGGGCCTTATGATGCTGCACGGCTATACCCCCGAACAGATCACCTTTAAGACAGGCGGCCCGCCTCAAGCCGAAAACATGTATACGAAAGAGCTTCTCAAAGACGCCTTCTCAGATTGGGACATCCTCACCTGCCGCTCCTATGAGGCCGAAATCTCGGAGGGCACAGGCCACGCAGGTCGCTCCGCCTTGATCGACTTCATTGCCCGCAAACCAGACTGAACTTCCTTTAGACATTAAAGCGGCCAGCCCCTGCTCTAAGCCTGTGCACCCAAGCCAAAAAGCAAACGGCCCACGTTTTTCAACGCAGGCCGCTTACCCATGGGTCTCTTCAGGGATTACTCAGCAGGCACAGCCACGCCGCCGCCGCCAATCCGCTCAGGCAGAACGAAAGCGATAACAATAAAGGCCAGCCCCATCAGGATACCGATGATATCGCCTGACATGGCCGTTAGCCCGTCAAACTTTGAGCCAGGGACTGTACCGAGCGTGGTCTTTCCGCCCATGACATCGTCCAGCATGCCGCTGGCTTTCCACGCGGGATAAGTGACCATATAGGCCGCAGCCCCAAGCAAGCCGCCAGCGATAAAGAAGAGCGCGTCCTTGCGTCCCGAGGCCGCTGCACAAACGCCCGTACCTGGGCAGAAGCCAGAGGCCGCCCAGCCTGCGCCGAGCATAAGACCCCCTACAAACACACCGACATAGGCGGCTTTGACACTCATATGGCCCACATCCACAAGCCCGATCATCTGGCCGGCAAACATCAGAACAGAGCCTGTGCCGATCGCGAGCAGAATGGTTTTCATCAGGTTGAGGTTTGTCAGCGCCAGCATACGACCAATATAGGTCGGGTTGGTTGCGCCGATACGGTCAAGCACTGCGCCGAACGCTGCGCCAATCACAATTGCGAGTAAAATTTCCATCTCAGCTCTCCTTCCGATACATCATCAACGCCACGGGGACAGCCGCAGCAAAAGCACCCGCTGCAAAGAGATAGCCCGACACAGCCGTCTGCATCATCCCGCTCATCATATGGCCCGAGGTACAGCCACCAGCGAGGCGCGCGCCGTAAAGCACAATAAAACCGCCCAAAAAGGCCACAAGGTAGCGCTTCGTCTGGCTGTTTCCATAGGTGTTGCGCCATATTTCAGGCATCCCGCGCTCAGCAGCATCAAGCCCGCCACGCAGGCGTGTGGATATAAAAGCCCCAGCCATCATCGCCAGAACAAAGATAAACGAATAGTTCAGCGGGTTGGCGACAGATTTGGCATATTTGCCGCCCGATTTTGCCAGATAGGCGTTGGTTGAGGTATAACCCTCTTCCGTTTTGGTCACGAGTTCGCTGTTCACTACGTCGCCAATGATGCCATCCAAAATGACAAATTGCGTACTCACGCCAATC
This genomic window from Lentibacter algarum contains:
- a CDS encoding Lrp/AsnC family transcriptional regulator, whose translation is MSVRLDELDRKILAELQRDGAQSLDEIATQVGSSKTPVWNRIRKMKESGVIRQQTVLLDAEALGLEACFFVLIRTSEHEKHWQDAFLRALHERPEVMEAHRLAGDIDYILKVRVPNARAYDVFYQALISEVKIHNVTALLSMEEIKHTTMLPL
- a CDS encoding DUF934 domain-containing protein — its product is MTLIRDHGFAPEDWPHGFTENPREIAGENGAGLDLPPDATLEQIAGRLPSLRLIRIDFPSFADGRGFTLARQLRLMGYRGRLRAAGHLIADQYAMARRAGFDEVEISEAEARRQPEESWLFRADWQAHDYQARLRG
- a CDS encoding phosphoadenylyl-sulfate reductase; this encodes MLQSNLAAKAEQLNLRFARLPAESLLKEVFAHGLLGRAALVSSFGGEAAVLLHMLSKIAPDAPILFIDTELLFPETLAYQAELATRFQLSNVQRLRADTSFTDPTRRLHRSDPEACCALRKTAPLQAALAPYAAWASGRKRFQGGARSTLELFEAEHGTGRIKLNPLANWSPKQITSYFEAHDLPRHPLTAKGYGSLGCAPCTSPAKGRAGRWQDRAKTECGIHLPATTPKGENA
- a CDS encoding DUF2849 domain-containing protein, whose protein sequence is MTPSLITANALLEGDVIYLTAQGSWARTMADAEVFTDEAVAEERLFSVNPSEAVGAYLMPVSLADGSPAPLHFREAFRATGPSNRFHGKQTEAF
- a CDS encoding nitrite/sulfite reductase: MYQYADFDRAFIAARNAQFRAQVARRISGELSEDEFKPLRLMNGVYLQLHAYMLRVAIPYGTLNSAQMGVLADLAETYDKGYGHFTTRQNIQYNWPKLGDIPDMLDDLARVGLHAIQTSGNTIRNVTADHFAGAAADELADPRPIAELIRQWSTDHPEFQFLPRKFKVAVTGSPNDRAVTAAHDIGLRIVARDGALGYQVLVGGGLGRTPMIGKVIKDFLPEADLLPYLEAVVSVWNTLGRRDNKYKARIKITVHEHGVAEISRLVEERFALIRPTFSGVDQILLADIRAQFAPPVFRAAPLVAYDAAYVADPVFRAWADTNLARHKRADHAIVTISLKAHGETPGDATVAQMRLMADLAARFGYDALRISHEQNVILPHVARADLPTLHAALKAQGLATANIGLLSDIIACPGMDYCALATARSIPVAQDLAQHFDALKLEHDIGPLKLKISGCINACGHHHVGHIGILGLDRAGVESYQITLGGDHGTDLALGGRTGPGFSYGEIVPAIERILRCYLALRESREETFLEAFRRLGLAPFKAALYAPEAPAKELIHAAE
- the cysG gene encoding siroheme synthase CysG, coding for MQHYPVFLNTRAARIILSGGGEAALAKLRLLMKTEANLHVFAPDAAPEIIDWANAGALTLHRRALKAEDVAGAALVYAADEAEARDSETATLAHSARVLLNIVDNLEGSDFITPAIVDRDPVTIAIGTEGAAPVLARQIKADLEARLPSSLGALARIGKAFRHAADTLPMGRARRAFWSEYYTKTGPASISKGEAATKAALDTLLAQHLTEAPAEGHVVFAGAGPGDPELLTLKARRALHEADVVIYDRLVSPAILELARREALMLSAGKEGFGAAMSQADINALIVKHASAGVQVLRLKGGDPAVFARLDEEIEACEAHDIAFSIIPGITAASASAAALGQSLTKRGRNTEARLVTGHDMQGYADQDWKSLARAGEVAAIYMGKRAARFIQGRLLMHGAAANTPVSLVENASLPNQRIVATTLGQLPNALAEAALTGPALTLLGLAPRDAVAPTLKQEVAQ
- a CDS encoding sigma-54 dependent transcriptional regulator is translated as MSKIVLIVDDDRAVRDALAQTLELEGLRPVLAGSFIEAKDHISAEFDGAVLSDMRMPGRDGFHLLAHARGVDPELPVILLTGEGDIPMAVKAMGEGAFDFLEKPCAPEALLAVLRRALTTRALVLENRALKAEALAGDAAARMIFGTSQKAEDLRSRVRKLARLDVEALVTGPRGAGIAKVAEVVHLSSRRRGGPFVRRQSSALDVAGFEAALHDAAEGTLFLDEIDTLPASLQYSMAERLDAGLATRLIAGCSGDLQEVVEAGRFNAELFYRLEGMSLRIPALSERPEDIPVIFQHYVRQAAEQAGLVSPEISPDTLSALMAQDWPGNTRSLMSAAMRFVLGMADTVGNAGDLGLAEQMARVERSLLIAALGRQNGKASAAAEALKLPRKTFYDKLARYDIKPDDYRR
- a CDS encoding ATP-binding protein, whose translation is MRQSILIRLGLWGAFLALVLAVSFGVYRYGLAQAMEQLKARGQADLALAGDRFATRLQRYQELAVMMADHPSLEALTGAGAGEALRREAAEDFLRSAADKTGALALAYVSREGVLLAQAGETLGAEALEGPWRARAAQGALGTGHGIVQGQAGARRAYFYAAPDFGRDGRVRAMLLVVVDIDELEYGWRSSSPAVFFTNVDGRVFMANRSELVFAEVRAEDAGLVLQDGAEGRIVQSLQGGEEIWELALGPYIPRRALHLTKEMPVMAMRAEALVDVAPAERLAGLQALVVAAVLVAFGAILFLVTERRRTLLSANRQLEARVEARTGELRRAQADLVQAGKLSALGQMSAGISHELNQPLMAIGQFAENGVRFLAQGKRDVAEDNLKRISALSARAARIIKNLRAFARNEREPMGRIELGNVINSAVDLTETRLAEAGVTMDWTAPKTPYYVKAGEVRLGQVFVNLITNAADAMQGQAGEKTIRIRCHAGERLMVDVRDTGPGITDPEKIFEPFYSTKAVGSAEGMGLGLSISYGLIESFGGKITGRNASMTEGARGAVFTVELERWREESSV